The DNA segment CTCTCGTACTGATCCCCGAGATCGAACTGTGCGCTGATGTCGTCGTCGCGGAGCGCTTCCTTTTTGTCCTCGATGTCGATGTCGTAGAGTTCGGCGGCGTTCTCGCCCATGATCTTCCGTTTCACCTCTGGCGTGAGCTCGACGCCGAACTCGTCGCGCTGGTCCTGGGTCATCTCCGCGTCCATCACGGCGGGGATGAGCCAGTCGGGCTCCCAGATGGCGTAGTCCGAGCCGAAGAGGAGGTTGTCCTCGCCGACCCAGAACAGGAGTTCGCCGAGCATGTTCCCGAACTTCCGGGGGCGATTTTGAGCAAAGGGTGCGACGACGGCCAACCCACCATACACGTTGGTCTCCTGGGTCGCGATGTGACAGAAGTCGTCGAGCCGCGGGTAGCCGACGTGTTCGACGACGAAGTTGAGTTCCGGGAAGGAAGTGGCGGCGTCGTCGACGTCCGCCACGTCGAACGCGTCACGATTGAGGGGCCGGATCGTCGGTCCCTTGTGTGGATGAATGTTCGTGATCCCGAGGTCGACACACTTTTCGAGGTACTCGAAGGCTTCCTCGGAGTCGAGCCGCCACCCCTTCGAGTCGCCCCGCCACTCGGCGGTGTAGAGCTTCACGCCCTGGATGTCGTACTCCTCCTTCTGGCGTTCGAGTTCCCGGAGGCCGGCGTCGCCCTCGCGTGGATCGAACCGCCCGTTGAGCACGAACCGTTCGGGGTACTCCTCGGCGAGTGCGGCGTTGTCGTCGACGGTGTTGAACCCCTCCGTGTAAAACTCGTTGAGGTGGGTCGGCTGGAAAATCCCCATGTCGACATCGCCGTCCCGGAACAGGTTCTCGATCATCCGTTCCGAACTGTATTTGCGGTACTCCTCCAGGTCCCACTGGCGGTCGTCGGGGGTGAACGCCGCATGGTAGTCGTAGAAACACTGGATGAACTGTTCGCCGCCCTCGTGTTTGATGTTCGCCTCGCTCGCGTCCCAGTGGTGGACGTGGGAATCGATGACGAAGACGTCCTCGTCCTCGTGTCGGTACATGGCGGGTGGTGAATGGTCACACGCGACAATATGTCTTTGGTCATTTTTTTGGCATGAATGGCTGCATCCTCGTTCGGGCGGGTTGCGCGGCCGACTGACGTTGCGGATGAGTGTCATGAACACTTTTGCCGATGACCGGAGTACTGGTGTGTGCTACCATGCAAGCAGCCAGGCTCCACGAGTACACCGAGGAGATGGACGACGCGCTCTCGATCGACGACGTCGACGCGCCACAGGTGAGCCAGGCCGACCACGTGGTCGTCGACGTCGAGGGCGCAGGCTGGTGTCAGACGGACAACCACGTCATCGAGGGGATGTGGGAGCAGTACATGCCCCAGGACCTCCCGATGACCCTCGGCCACGAGAACGCCGGCACGGTAGTCGAGGTCGGCGACGGCGTCTCGGTCGTTGAGGAGGGCGATCAGGTGATTTGCCACCCGGTGATGACCTGCGGAACCTGCCGGCCCTGCCGGCTCGGCGAGGACATGTACTGCGAGAACGTCGCCTTCCCGGGGCTCTCGACCGACGGGGGGTTCGCCGAGTCGCTGCTCACGAACGAGCGCGCCGTGATCCCGTTGCCCGACGGCGTCGACACGACCGACATCGCTCCCCACGCCGACGCTGGTATCACGGCCTACCACGCGGTGAAAAAGGCCGCTCGCGAGCTGAACCCAGGCGATCACGCGGTCGTCGTCGGTATCGGCGGACTCGGTCACATCGGGCTCCAGTGTCTCGACGCGATGAGCGCCGCCAGCATCACCGCGGTCGATCTCAAGGACAGCGCGCTCGATCTGGCGACCGATCTCGGGGCGCACCACACCGTGAACCCCGACTCGACGGACGTCGCGAGCGAGATCGAATCGATCACCGACAGTGTCGGCGCACAGCAAGTGCTCGATTTCGTCGGCAGTGACGCGACCACCGCACTCGCGCCCGACGTCGTCGCGGCCGGCGGCGACCACCACGTCGTCGGCTACGGCGGTCACGTCCACGAGCCTGCTCAGGCGCTCGTCAACGGCGAATTCAGCTACCGTGGCACGCTCGTCGGCCAGTACACCGAGCTTCAGGAGCTCGTCGCACTGGTCGAACGCGGCGACGTCGATCTCCGGACCTCGCGGTACGGACTCGACGAGATCAACGACGTCGCCGCGAAGCTCGAGCACGGCGAGATCGAAGGGCGGGCCGTTATCACGCCCTGAAAGCCCTCGGAACTGCGCGGGCCATCGGCCCGCGCATCCGGCCTCACTGCGTTCGGCCGGACGCCTGGCGGCGGTTCCTCGCCCTTTTCATGTCCACCGGGAGAGCGAAGCTCTCCCGAGCCCTGCCTCACTTCGTTCGGCAGGACACCAGGACAGCATTGCGCGACCCGCGCTGTCGCGCGGGCACGCGCTGAAGCCCCCGTCCCTCCCCGTGCGGCCGCGATAAACGCGGCCGCGTGGCTTCCTGACGCACCACTACCGCCACCGCAACCGCTCCGCTACCGCCACCACACAGCGACCGCCAGCGCCGCCGCGCGATCTAGGAACGGGCAGCGAGGTCAGATACCGAGGATCAGCGGCCCCATCAACACGCCCATCAAATGAACGCGCCGCGCGCGGAACTTCGCGGGGATCAGGCCGATCAGCGCGCTCGCACAAAACGCACCCACGCCGATCGGTCCGGCGAATAAGAACGCGAGTCCGAGCAGGAGACAGAGAACACCGATCGAGAGATGGGTGTACTCGACCCGTCCGACTGTCCGGAGATACCGGTCGCCGACCCACGGCACCAGCACGAACCCGACGCCCGCCGCGAGGGCAACGCCCGAGAGCAGTAGGGGCAAATCGAGTGGCACATCCGTCGATTCGAGGGCAACTAGCACCCCGGTCCGGGGTGAACCAAGCGCGACAAGCGCGAACAACGCGAAAATCGTGTTACTTGTGTTGACACCGCTTGTCGCGACCAGAAAGCCACGTGCGCCGTCGTCCTCGGGTACTGCGGGCAGCGTCACCGTCGCCGCGACCGCTGCCGACACCCCTGGGAGATAGCCCACGATCGCGCCCGAGGCCGTCCCGACGATCGCCGTCAACCCCACCGTGCGCCGCGGCGTCGTGACGGCGGCATCGGCCTGTTCGGGCACCCCGGCTCCGTCGAGTGCTTCGATGAGGACGGGTGCTCCAAATAGCCCCGCGAACAACGGCATCAGCATCCCGCCGGCGGCTAGCGGCGCGCTCGGCTCGATGTCGAGCGTGAGCCACCCGAGCCCCGCACTCAGGAGAAACGCGGCTGCACCCCCGATCCGCGCGACGTTCGACCGCTCGGTGACGACGAGGAAGACCGCGACGCCGCCCAAGACGAGCGGCAGATGCGCCCGTACCGTCGGATACACTGATACCATCAGTCGCGTCATCGGGATCGCGAGCGGCACCGCGAACGCGACCGCCAGCCCGCTCCCAAGCGCCGACAGGCGGAGCGCCTCCCGGCCGCGACCCTCGATTACCAGTCGATGGCCTGGCAGCGCCGAGGCCGCCATCGCGGCGTCGGGTACCCCGAGTGCGAGTGCCGGAACCACGTCGAGGAACGTGTGCGTCACGCCAGCAGCGAGCATTGCCGCCCCGACGTAGAGCGCCGGTCCCGGAACCTGCGGGGCGGCTGCCGCCAACAGCAGCGCGAAGTTGTTGGCGTGGAGTCCGGGCACGAGGCCGCTCACCGTTCCGAGTGCGATCCCACCGAGGACGAACCCGAGCGCCGGGAGTGCGGTTTCGGGCGCGACCACGACGCTCCCGCCGAACGGACCCATTCACCCCGCGGTGGCTGCGTCCCGGTATGTAAACGCTCGCACGGCTATCGGGTCGGTGAAAGAAAAGTGTGGGTCGAACTGACCGCCGTTCAGCCGAAGAGTTCGCCGAGACCCTCGCCGCCAGCGTCGTCGTCCTCGTCGTCGTCCGCTTCGGCTTCCTCGGCTTCCTCTTCCTCGGCTTCGTCGGCCTCGTCGGCGTCGGCCTCGCCGCCAGCCCCGCCGGCTGCTGCGCCGCCCGCACCGCCAGCGCCGCCTGCGGGCACCGCGGCGGCCTGGTCGACCGCTTCCTCGATGTCGACGTCTTCGAGCGCCGCGACGAGCGCCTTCACACGCGACTCCTCGACGTCCGCACCGGCCGCGTCGAGCACGTCGGTCAGGTTGTCTTCGTTGATCTCTTCGTCCGTCTCGTTC comes from the Halococcus saccharolyticus DSM 5350 genome and includes:
- the rpl12p gene encoding 50S ribosomal protein P1: MEYVYAALILNETDEEINEDNLTDVLDAAGADVEESRVKALVAALEDVDIEEAVDQAAAVPAGGAGGAGGAAAGGAGGEADADEADEAEEEEAEEAEADDDEDDDAGGEGLGELFG
- a CDS encoding tripartite tricarboxylate transporter permease; amino-acid sequence: MGPFGGSVVVAPETALPALGFVLGGIALGTVSGLVPGLHANNFALLLAAAAPQVPGPALYVGAAMLAAGVTHTFLDVVPALALGVPDAAMAASALPGHRLVIEGRGREALRLSALGSGLAVAFAVPLAIPMTRLMVSVYPTVRAHLPLVLGGVAVFLVVTERSNVARIGGAAAFLLSAGLGWLTLDIEPSAPLAAGGMLMPLFAGLFGAPVLIEALDGAGVPEQADAAVTTPRRTVGLTAIVGTASGAIVGYLPGVSAAVAATVTLPAVPEDDGARGFLVATSGVNTSNTIFALFALVALGSPRTGVLVALESTDVPLDLPLLLSGVALAAGVGFVLVPWVGDRYLRTVGRVEYTHLSIGVLCLLLGLAFLFAGPIGVGAFCASALIGLIPAKFRARRVHLMGVLMGPLILGI
- a CDS encoding NAD(P)-dependent alcohol dehydrogenase, whose product is MQAARLHEYTEEMDDALSIDDVDAPQVSQADHVVVDVEGAGWCQTDNHVIEGMWEQYMPQDLPMTLGHENAGTVVEVGDGVSVVEEGDQVICHPVMTCGTCRPCRLGEDMYCENVAFPGLSTDGGFAESLLTNERAVIPLPDGVDTTDIAPHADAGITAYHAVKKAARELNPGDHAVVVGIGGLGHIGLQCLDAMSAASITAVDLKDSALDLATDLGAHHTVNPDSTDVASEIESITDSVGAQQVLDFVGSDATTALAPDVVAAGGDHHVVGYGGHVHEPAQALVNGEFSYRGTLVGQYTELQELVALVERGDVDLRTSRYGLDEINDVAAKLEHGEIEGRAVITP
- a CDS encoding amidohydrolase family protein; translation: MYRHEDEDVFVIDSHVHHWDASEANIKHEGGEQFIQCFYDYHAAFTPDDRQWDLEEYRKYSSERMIENLFRDGDVDMGIFQPTHLNEFYTEGFNTVDDNAALAEEYPERFVLNGRFDPREGDAGLRELERQKEEYDIQGVKLYTAEWRGDSKGWRLDSEEAFEYLEKCVDLGITNIHPHKGPTIRPLNRDAFDVADVDDAATSFPELNFVVEHVGYPRLDDFCHIATQETNVYGGLAVVAPFAQNRPRKFGNMLGELLFWVGEDNLLFGSDYAIWEPDWLIPAVMDAEMTQDQRDEFGVELTPEVKRKIMGENAAELYDIDIEDKKEALRDDDISAQFDLGDQYESGAAAD